The proteins below come from a single Nostoc sp. KVJ3 genomic window:
- a CDS encoding Nif11-like leader peptide family natural product precursor encodes MSIQSAKALYTRLLVDEEFRTQLEQAASQEERGQILQNTGFYYTPDELKIAKAELLESAATNDELSETEQEEIIAGRSYRPIYSYIFDRFDVYLT; translated from the coding sequence ATGTCCATTCAAAGCGCAAAAGCACTCTATACTAGGTTGCTAGTAGATGAAGAATTTAGAACGCAATTGGAGCAAGCAGCTAGTCAAGAGGAACGGGGACAAATTCTGCAAAATACTGGTTTTTATTATACTCCAGATGAATTAAAAATTGCGAAGGCAGAGCTTTTGGAGTCCGCAGCAACCAATGACGAGTTAAGCGAGACTGAGCAAGAAGAAATTATTGCTGGCAGATCCTACAGACCTATTTATAGTTATATTTTTGACAGGTTTGATGTGTATTTAACTTAA
- a CDS encoding filamentous hemagglutinin N-terminal domain-containing protein, with the protein MTNSCLHWIKNIKLAFCLALLETIVISPIKTTFAQSKIIPDNTLSTESSKVINNSSGLPIENIDGGAQRGINLFHSFREFNVGEGRAVYFTNPVGIENIISRVTGSSPSEIFGKLGVLGNANLFLINPNGIIFGKNASLDVNGSFVATSANAIRFGNQGFFSASSPQTPSLLTIKPSALFFNQIGAGKIENRSMAPAGVDGANNPVLGLRVPDGESLLLVGGNVLNAGGLNAFGGRIELGGLASPGEIGLNLNNQNLTFPNQVARGDVSLTNGAVVNVAGNSGGAMGYAPPGAIALYGKNIDISGGSSVLAGIAAGLGIPKKTAGDITLNATQAISISQSSRVTNQVGQNAMGNSGNINIQADSLNLTDGSQLSSRIFGRGNSGNISVDVRGAITLDSEDSNSLTSRIVNQVQPSGVGNGGDINIKANSLTLTKGGALAANTLGRGNSGNISVDVSGAIKLEGENSNGLVLNSILNQVLSSGIGDSGDINIKADSLTITPGGYVSATTFGQGNGGNIFVDVRGAIIVDGISKNGYNSSISSLVASSAVGNGGDINIKADSLSMTHGTPISTEVFGRGNGGNISIDVRGAVTLDSLDSSALSGISSAIRPSGIGNAGDINLKADSLTIKPGGVLFSSTFGTGNSGNIFVDVRGAITLNGGKRDEFTTFIGSQATPGAIGNGGDININAESLTVTQDAFISTDTFGQGNGGNIKINLTTPTSNLTLSDGASIAASTLGEGKGGNIQIESNGSVNLTNDSSITVNSLDQGNAGNLRITTGSLTIQDKSDLLADTVSSEGGNIQLQVRDILLLRKNSSISTTAGQSQRLEDTVSNQGVKLKVRDILLRDNSSISTTIENAGGSGGNIDINTKFLVAVPSENSDIIANAFAGKGGLIKITAQGIFGIEQRQNLTPLSDITAFSQENPRLDGEVVINIQNADIRKQLVPLPTNVVDVSKLISQRCSTGRVSTNQTESQFIVTGRGGLPPQPGGALRVAAIAVDENAIASEKQNQSPEITPTLEANSWRFDRQGRVVLTASATSEASSFATNPGICHAN; encoded by the coding sequence ATGACTAACAGTTGTTTGCATTGGATAAAAAACATAAAATTAGCCTTCTGTCTAGCTCTACTTGAAACAATCGTTATTTCACCTATAAAAACTACCTTTGCTCAGAGTAAAATCATTCCCGATAATACACTAAGTACTGAGAGTTCTAAAGTCATAAATAACTCAAGTGGTCTTCCCATCGAAAATATCGACGGTGGAGCGCAGCGAGGTATAAACCTATTTCATAGTTTTCGAGAATTTAATGTTGGTGAAGGACGCGCTGTTTATTTTACCAATCCTGTAGGAATTGAGAACATTATAAGTAGAGTCACAGGGAGCAGTCCTTCAGAAATTTTCGGAAAGTTGGGAGTATTAGGAAATGCCAACCTATTTCTGATTAATCCCAATGGAATCATCTTTGGAAAAAACGCAAGTTTAGATGTCAATGGTTCTTTTGTAGCCACCTCAGCTAATGCCATTAGATTTGGGAATCAAGGTTTTTTCAGTGCCTCTTCTCCACAAACCCCGTCATTATTAACAATCAAACCTTCTGCTTTATTTTTTAATCAAATCGGCGCAGGAAAAATCGAAAACAGGTCGATGGCTCCAGCCGGAGTTGATGGCGCTAATAACCCTGTATTGGGGTTGAGAGTTCCCGATGGAGAAAGCTTATTGTTAGTAGGAGGAAACGTCTTAAATGCAGGAGGATTAAACGCTTTTGGCGGTCGAATAGAGTTAGGAGGTTTAGCCAGTCCTGGGGAGATTGGGTTGAATCTGAATAACCAAAATTTGACGTTTCCGAATCAAGTTGCGCGAGGCGATGTTTCACTGACAAATGGGGCTGTTGTTAATGTTGCTGGTAATTCTGGTGGTGCGATGGGCTATGCCCCGCCGGGGGCGATCGCACTTTATGGCAAAAATATAGATATTAGTGGAGGTAGTTCTGTATTAGCTGGGATTGCAGCAGGTTTAGGAATACCAAAAAAAACAGCAGGCGATATTACCTTAAATGCCACACAAGCCATATCCATCAGTCAATCCAGCCGTGTTACCAACCAAGTCGGTCAGAATGCTATGGGTAACAGTGGCAATATTAATATTCAAGCAGACTCACTAAATTTAACTGATGGAAGTCAGTTAAGTTCCCGAATCTTTGGGAGAGGAAATAGTGGGAATATCTCTGTAGATGTAAGGGGCGCTATCACATTAGACAGTGAAGACAGCAATAGCCTGACTAGTAGAATTGTCAATCAAGTGCAACCATCGGGAGTTGGAAATGGTGGGGATATTAATATTAAGGCAAATTCCCTAACCTTAACAAAAGGCGGTGCTTTGGCTGCCAATACTTTAGGGAGAGGAAATAGTGGGAATATCTCTGTAGATGTGAGTGGTGCTATCAAATTGGAGGGTGAAAATAGCAATGGCTTGGTGCTTAATAGTATTCTCAATCAAGTGCTGTCATCGGGAATTGGAGATAGTGGGGATATTAATATTAAGGCAGATTCTCTGACAATCACTCCGGGAGGTTATGTCAGTGCTACTACCTTTGGACAAGGAAATGGCGGGAATATCTTTGTAGATGTGAGGGGTGCTATCATCGTCGATGGTATAAGTAAGAATGGCTACAATTCTAGTATCAGCAGTCTAGTAGCTTCTTCGGCAGTCGGAAACGGTGGGGATATTAATATTAAGGCAGATTCTCTGAGTATGACACACGGTACTCCTATAAGCACCGAGGTATTTGGCAGGGGAAATGGCGGGAATATCTCTATAGATGTAAGAGGTGCTGTTACACTGGATAGTTTAGACAGCAGCGCTCTTAGTGGAATTAGCTCTGCCATCAGACCTTCGGGAATCGGAAATGCTGGTGACATTAATCTCAAGGCAGATTCCCTAACAATAAAACCGGGGGGTGTTTTGTTTAGCAGTACCTTTGGAACCGGAAATAGTGGGAATATTTTTGTGGATGTGAGGGGTGCTATCACCTTGAATGGTGGAAAGAGAGATGAGTTCACTACTTTCATTGGCTCTCAAGCAACACCAGGGGCAATTGGAAATGGTGGCGACATTAATATTAATGCAGAATCTTTGACAGTAACACAGGATGCTTTTATTAGTACCGATACTTTTGGACAAGGCAATGGCGGGAATATCAAGATTAACTTAACTACGCCTACTTCTAACTTAACACTTAGCGATGGAGCATCGATCGCAGCTAGTACATTAGGAGAAGGAAAAGGTGGAAATATCCAAATAGAGTCCAATGGCTCTGTAAATCTGACTAATGACTCTTCAATTACCGTCAACAGCTTAGACCAAGGTAATGCCGGGAATTTGAGAATTACGACTGGTTCTTTAACCATCCAAGATAAATCAGACCTATTGGCAGATACTGTTAGTAGTGAAGGTGGTAATATTCAGTTGCAGGTGCGAGACATACTATTGCTACGGAAAAATAGTAGCATATCTACCACAGCAGGACAATCCCAGCGATTGGAAGATACGGTTAGTAATCAAGGTGTTAAATTGAAGGTGCGAGACATACTATTACGCGATAATAGTAGCATCTCTACCACAATAGAGAATGCCGGGGGCAGTGGTGGCAATATAGACATAAACACGAAATTTTTAGTCGCTGTCCCTTCAGAAAATAGCGATATTATCGCTAATGCTTTTGCAGGCAAAGGTGGTTTGATCAAAATTACTGCTCAGGGAATTTTTGGGATAGAACAGCGCCAAAACCTCACTCCACTTAGTGATATTACTGCCTTCTCCCAAGAAAATCCCCGACTCGATGGCGAGGTAGTAATCAATATTCAAAATGCAGATATCAGAAAACAGTTAGTCCCTTTACCCACAAATGTAGTCGATGTCAGCAAGTTAATTAGTCAAAGGTGTTCGACGGGGAGAGTCAGCACAAATCAAACAGAAAGTCAATTTATTGTTACTGGAAGAGGCGGATTACCCCCACAGCCGGGAGGAGCGTTACGGGTTGCAGCGATCGCAGTTGATGAAAATGCGATCGCATCTGAAAAACAAAACCAATCTCCCGAAATAACTCCCACCTTAGAGGCAAATAGCTGGAGGTTCGATCGGCAAGGGCGAGTTGTTTTAACTGCTTCTGCAACCTCTGAAGCTTCTAGTTTTGCGACAAACCCCGGTATCTGTCATGCTAATTAG
- a CDS encoding NHLP leader peptide family RiPP precursor has translation MSEQEAQTRKDIESRIIAKAWKSEAYKQELLSNPKSIIEQEFAVELPAELNVSVYEENSTSLYFVLPIMPEIEGRELSEEELESVAGGTIGGLLSLAIGVTPYTGDIVKATKKLTKK, from the coding sequence ATGAGCGAACAAGAAGCGCAAACTCGGAAAGATATTGAATCTCGAATTATCGCTAAAGCTTGGAAAAGTGAAGCTTATAAACAAGAGCTTTTAAGCAATCCTAAATCCATCATTGAGCAAGAATTTGCAGTAGAATTACCTGCTGAATTAAATGTATCTGTATACGAAGAAAATTCTACTTCTTTGTACTTTGTCCTCCCAATTATGCCCGAAATAGAAGGACGAGAGCTATCTGAAGAGGAGCTTGAGTCGGTTGCTGGAGGCACTATAGGTGGGCTACTTAGCCTTGCTATAGGAGTGACACCTTATACAGGGGATATCGTAAAAGCAACGAAAAAATTAACGAAAAAGTAA
- a CDS encoding NHLP leader peptide family RiPP precursor, producing MSEQEQAQTRQDIEARIIAKAWKDEAYKQELLTNPKAAIEREFGVEFPADVKVQVLEENSTSLHFVLPMSPVAIAQELSEEQLEAIAGGVGLSAVLITVKVTNAAVKWTPRASAVSAAASVGASIGAIKK from the coding sequence ATGAGCGAACAAGAACAAGCGCAAACTCGCCAAGACATTGAAGCCCGGATCATCGCCAAAGCTTGGAAAGATGAAGCTTACAAACAAGAATTACTAACCAATCCTAAAGCTGCGATCGAGCGCGAATTTGGAGTAGAATTTCCTGCTGATGTCAAGGTGCAAGTCCTAGAAGAAAATTCTACTTCCCTGCATTTTGTGCTACCGATGAGTCCAGTAGCCATCGCCCAAGAGTTATCTGAAGAGCAATTAGAAGCGATCGCTGGGGGTGTTGGTCTATCAGCAGTTTTAATAACTGTAAAAGTAACAAATGCTGCCGTAAAATGGACTCCAAGAGCTAGCGCTGTTTCAGCAGCAGCATCAGTAGGGGCAAGTATAGGAGCCATTAAAAAATAA
- a CDS encoding NHLP leader peptide family RiPP precursor, producing the protein MSEEQAQTRQDIEARIIAKAWKDEAYKQELLTNPKAVIEREFGVEFPSEVNIQVLEENPTSLHFVLPISPVAFAQDLSEEQLEAIAGGKDYRLEIAKGAITTAIGITILDTLKKLTK; encoded by the coding sequence ATGAGCGAAGAACAAGCACAAACTCGCCAAGACATCGAAGCCCGCATCATCGCCAAAGCCTGGAAAGATGAAGCTTACAAGCAAGAATTATTAACCAATCCTAAAGCTGTCATTGAGCGGGAATTTGGGGTGGAATTTCCTAGTGAAGTAAATATACAAGTCCTCGAAGAAAATCCTACTTCCCTACATTTTGTATTGCCAATTAGTCCAGTAGCCTTCGCCCAAGATTTATCTGAAGAGCAATTAGAAGCGATCGCAGGTGGTAAAGACTATAGATTAGAGATAGCTAAAGGCGCAATCACTACTGCCATAGGAATAACCATACTCGATACGTTGAAAAAGTTGACCAAATAA
- a CDS encoding NHLP leader peptide family RiPP precursor produces the protein MNGQQEQAQTRKDIEARIIARAWKDEAYKQELLTNPKAVIEREFGVEFPTEVNVQALEENSTSLYFVLPISRVAVAQELSEEQLEAIAGGYMTTLLSMGAKINPILPIRNSIVKTVKRN, from the coding sequence ATGAACGGACAACAAGAGCAAGCGCAAACTCGCAAAGACATCGAAGCCCGGATCATCGCCAGAGCCTGGAAAGATGAAGCTTACAAGCAAGAATTGCTAACCAACCCCAAAGCTGTGATCGAGCGGGAATTTGGAGTGGAATTTCCTACTGAAGTCAACGTGCAAGCTCTTGAAGAGAATTCTACCTCTTTGTATTTTGTCCTGCCAATTAGTCGAGTAGCCGTTGCTCAAGAATTATCTGAAGAGCAACTAGAAGCGATCGCTGGGGGTTATATGACAACTCTGTTGTCAATGGGGGCAAAAATAAATCCCATTTTGCCCATACGAAACTCAATAGTGAAAACAGTTAAAAGAAACTGA
- a CDS encoding type 2 lanthipeptide synthetase LanM family protein: protein MLNEILATSNLSSHDSAVKINSSIKISSHNLISIVEKASTLSERLGREFIHNKLETEQSLIDARLEKWCQIAAKGNQEKFAKRLSWDNLDTDAVRFALGSVSLVDKQALPSWTDTLKKAMELAACSSERVFYEELQQYLDSDKPLPFEEVLLPFIEVAMHKLSERAGSSYELLSDKARIQLGQSLLKKLTDLFAQSLDLEFSIARAYKSSQLVRLIGQLQGNSSREQYVKFVKGLLSDGLLAFFQEYSVLARLAAIATDLWIEASAEFLLRLASDWNEIKQIFQENQELGQVIDIKSSLSDPHNCGRSVIIIQFTSNLKLVYKPKNLGLEQAYFEFISWINEQNITLPLKTLKIINSSTHGWMEFVEALPCEDQQAVKRYYQRAGMILAIVYALKGTDCHCENLIACGEQPVLVDLETLFHHTMWMKEDQPEAISIVNQKLADSVIVTALLPGVHIADYKQLGELANSLDYCGFGGLNEQQVSAPILKWVNVNTDSMAMGKEDQELLSENNNQPFGENLDTSLSKHLEELIAGFKQMYQFFGQSKKALLAPDNPIKAFAGQKVRLVLRNTQLYASILQNSLHPKCLRDGVDRSIELDILALGFVSSKDKHPSWAMLAPEKQALEQLDIPYVSAYSDSDAIVINSNTTIEKFVENSSYNDVITRLQQLDNVNLAEQITIIQGSFYSSRTGEQLDLLSLSSTTPNLDEIALLSEEAILHQVIEIAQEIKQRAIYGSNNTVAWLGMISDFSGQRFQLRPMGHSLYNGSGGVALFLAALASVTNKGEFGDLALGTLQSLRKGLDERDPELQQALIKNMGMGGATGLASVVYTFVRIAEFLSELKLIEDAQQIASWLKVDVTAVEEEPGIIKGAAGTILSLLALYKVTQESDNLVQAIAWGNYLLDRRVTTDTGCQIWKNAEGESLTGFSQGIAGIAYALLQLSAIAKDSTFLSAAKEAIAYEQGSLPDNTQLSPLASWCHGLPGITLARLGGLNILNTEEIHQELEIIQQPSLKALDNLCCGNFADVEVLLVAAEQLSRPELLETARLQTSLVLHRTAIAGSFQLLPNLPLEVYHPGFSQGSAGIGYQLLRLLYPSKLPSVLLWQ from the coding sequence ATGTTAAATGAAATACTGGCAACGTCAAATTTATCTAGTCATGATTCTGCTGTAAAAATCAATTCATCTATCAAGATTTCTTCCCACAATCTTATTTCAATTGTCGAAAAAGCTAGTACGCTTTCCGAGCGTCTAGGCAGAGAATTTATTCACAATAAATTAGAAACAGAGCAGTCTTTAATTGATGCTAGATTAGAAAAATGGTGTCAAATAGCCGCTAAGGGCAATCAAGAAAAATTTGCCAAGCGGTTGAGTTGGGATAATCTAGATACAGATGCAGTTCGCTTTGCATTGGGTAGTGTTTCTCTAGTAGATAAACAAGCTCTACCCAGTTGGACAGATACTTTAAAAAAAGCAATGGAACTTGCTGCTTGTTCTAGTGAGAGAGTTTTTTATGAAGAATTGCAACAATATTTAGATTCTGATAAACCATTGCCATTTGAAGAGGTTTTGTTACCTTTTATTGAGGTAGCAATGCATAAACTGAGCGAACGAGCAGGTTCTAGTTATGAACTATTGTCAGACAAGGCTCGGATTCAATTAGGTCAAAGTCTCCTGAAAAAGTTGACAGATTTGTTTGCACAATCTTTAGACTTAGAATTCTCAATTGCTCGTGCTTACAAAAGCTCTCAATTAGTCCGTTTAATTGGACAACTACAAGGTAATTCTTCCAGAGAGCAGTATGTAAAGTTTGTCAAAGGCTTACTTAGCGACGGTTTGCTGGCATTCTTTCAAGAATACAGCGTATTGGCTCGATTGGCTGCGATCGCAACAGACTTGTGGATTGAAGCTAGCGCCGAATTTCTCCTGAGATTGGCTTCAGATTGGAATGAAATTAAACAAATTTTTCAGGAAAATCAAGAATTAGGACAAGTCATTGATATCAAATCATCACTTTCCGATCCACACAATTGTGGAAGAAGTGTAATTATCATTCAGTTTACCTCAAATTTGAAGCTAGTTTATAAGCCTAAAAATCTCGGTTTAGAACAGGCTTATTTTGAATTTATCTCTTGGATAAACGAACAAAATATTACTTTACCTCTCAAAACTCTCAAAATTATTAATAGTTCTACCCACGGTTGGATGGAATTTGTAGAGGCATTGCCTTGTGAAGACCAACAGGCAGTCAAACGCTATTATCAGCGTGCGGGAATGATATTAGCTATAGTCTACGCATTGAAGGGGACAGATTGCCATTGCGAAAACTTAATTGCTTGTGGAGAGCAACCAGTTTTAGTAGATTTAGAAACTTTGTTTCACCATACTATGTGGATGAAGGAAGATCAGCCTGAAGCCATATCAATAGTAAATCAAAAACTTGCCGATTCTGTAATAGTTACTGCTCTATTACCAGGAGTGCATATTGCCGATTATAAGCAATTGGGTGAGTTAGCAAATTCCTTAGATTATTGTGGGTTTGGAGGTTTAAACGAACAGCAGGTGTCTGCACCTATTCTCAAATGGGTGAATGTGAATACAGATAGTATGGCTATGGGAAAAGAAGACCAAGAGCTACTATCAGAAAATAATAATCAACCTTTTGGAGAAAATCTGGATACATCGTTAAGCAAGCATTTAGAAGAGTTAATTGCTGGCTTTAAACAAATGTATCAGTTTTTCGGGCAATCTAAAAAAGCCCTCTTAGCACCTGATAATCCCATAAAAGCATTTGCTGGTCAGAAAGTTCGTCTTGTGCTTCGCAACACTCAGCTTTATGCGTCGATTTTACAAAATTCCTTGCATCCTAAATGTCTGCGAGATGGAGTAGACCGCAGTATCGAGTTAGATATTCTGGCTTTGGGTTTCGTTTCCTCAAAAGATAAACATCCTTCTTGGGCAATGCTAGCACCAGAAAAACAGGCTTTAGAACAGCTTGATATTCCTTATGTTAGTGCTTATTCAGATAGTGATGCAATTGTAATTAATTCAAACACAACGATTGAAAAATTTGTTGAGAATTCTAGTTACAATGATGTAATAACTCGTCTGCAACAGCTTGATAATGTCAATTTAGCCGAGCAAATTACTATTATCCAGGGTTCGTTTTACTCAAGTCGGACTGGTGAACAATTAGACTTATTAAGTTTATCAAGCACTACTCCCAACTTAGATGAAATAGCTCTTTTGAGTGAAGAAGCAATTTTGCATCAAGTAATAGAAATTGCTCAAGAAATTAAGCAGCGAGCTATTTACGGAAGTAACAATACTGTTGCTTGGCTGGGGATGATATCCGATTTTTCGGGGCAACGTTTTCAACTGCGACCGATGGGCCATAGTCTTTATAATGGTTCTGGCGGCGTAGCTTTATTTTTGGCAGCATTAGCATCAGTTACAAATAAAGGAGAATTTGGCGATTTAGCATTAGGAACTTTACAATCTTTACGCAAAGGTCTTGATGAACGAGATCCTGAACTTCAACAAGCTTTGATTAAAAATATGGGTATGGGAGGCGCTACAGGATTGGCCTCTGTCGTCTATACTTTTGTGCGGATTGCGGAATTTTTATCGGAACTAAAATTAATTGAAGATGCTCAACAAATAGCTTCTTGGTTAAAAGTAGATGTAACTGCTGTGGAAGAAGAACCAGGTATTATCAAGGGTGCGGCTGGAACGATTCTCAGCTTATTAGCTTTGTATAAAGTGACTCAAGAATCTGATAATTTAGTGCAAGCGATCGCATGGGGCAATTATCTTTTAGATCGGCGCGTCACCACAGATACGGGTTGTCAAATCTGGAAGAACGCCGAAGGTGAATCTTTAACAGGATTTTCTCAGGGGATAGCTGGCATTGCCTACGCCTTGCTACAGTTGTCTGCAATAGCTAAAGATTCAACTTTTCTCTCAGCAGCCAAAGAAGCGATCGCTTATGAACAAGGTTCTTTGCCAGATAATACTCAGTTATCACCCCTAGCTAGCTGGTGTCATGGTTTACCCGGTATTACTCTGGCTCGTTTGGGAGGCTTAAATATTCTAAATACAGAGGAAATACACCAAGAACTAGAAATCATCCAGCAGCCCAGTTTAAAGGCTTTGGATAACCTCTGCTGTGGTAATTTTGCCGATGTTGAAGTACTGCTAGTAGCTGCTGAACAACTTTCCCGTCCAGAATTGCTAGAAACTGCTCGTTTGCAGACATCTCTAGTTTTGCATAGAACCGCGATCGCTGGTTCTTTCCAACTACTTCCTAACTTACCTCTTGAAGTCTATCACCCCGGCTTTAGTCAAGGAAGTGCTGGTATTGGTTATCAACTGTTAAGACTTCTCTATCCGAGTAAACTACCTTCGGTACTACTCTGGCAATAA
- a CDS encoding quinone oxidoreductase family protein — MKNIAVYSNKLNKLNNPIYRTNKIDYIDMNNVPIFCGLVETKDIHFDNNSPENQFKVLVKKTAFSCNYRDKAIIFEATINAPEDSFLVVGSDFVGIVIDMGSEVTGLKIGDRVIANNAYPESGFPGVQAGIPSNSESKEYQVFHQVKLMKIPPQMPDEVAAAFSIGGQTSYSIVRKFNPTKGSNILVTAAKSNTSLFVINALKKYGVNIYATSTSRVFAEELTALGVKEVILVESKPNSLLENESIQKIVSETGGFNCVFDPFFDLYLGQAVELMATGGKYITCGLYDQYYNCINQSFTPFSLDLNRIMSSVMVKNLEIIGNCIGLTEDLEDAIQDYVSGNLKVIIDSAFSGKKIGAFFERTYNAKDRFGKVVYKYD; from the coding sequence ATGAAAAATATTGCTGTTTATTCTAACAAACTTAACAAACTTAATAATCCTATCTATAGAACTAATAAAATTGATTATATAGATATGAATAATGTCCCCATATTCTGTGGATTAGTTGAAACTAAAGATATTCATTTTGATAATAATTCCCCAGAAAACCAATTTAAAGTTTTAGTCAAAAAAACAGCATTCTCATGTAATTACCGTGATAAAGCTATCATTTTTGAAGCTACTATAAATGCACCAGAAGATTCATTTTTGGTAGTTGGCTCAGACTTTGTTGGTATAGTTATTGATATGGGGTCGGAAGTGACAGGATTAAAAATTGGCGATAGAGTTATTGCTAATAATGCCTATCCAGAATCAGGCTTTCCAGGAGTTCAAGCAGGTATACCTAGCAATAGTGAATCAAAAGAATATCAGGTATTTCATCAAGTTAAGTTAATGAAAATACCTCCACAAATGCCGGATGAAGTTGCTGCTGCTTTTAGTATTGGAGGGCAAACTAGCTATAGCATTGTCCGTAAGTTTAACCCAACGAAAGGTTCTAATATTTTAGTGACTGCGGCTAAATCTAATACTTCTTTGTTTGTGATTAATGCCTTGAAAAAATACGGCGTGAACATTTATGCTACAAGTACCTCAAGGGTTTTTGCAGAGGAACTCACAGCGCTGGGAGTTAAAGAGGTTATTCTAGTCGAGTCAAAACCTAATAGTCTGCTGGAAAATGAATCAATTCAAAAAATAGTTTCGGAAACAGGTGGATTTAATTGTGTATTTGATCCTTTTTTCGACCTCTATTTAGGACAAGCTGTTGAACTGATGGCTACGGGAGGAAAGTATATAACTTGTGGTTTATACGATCAATACTATAACTGTATTAATCAATCATTTACTCCCTTCTCTTTAGATTTAAATCGCATCATGTCATCAGTTATGGTCAAAAATTTAGAGATAATTGGTAATTGTATTGGTCTAACAGAAGACTTGGAAGATGCAATTCAAGATTATGTTTCAGGGAATTTAAAAGTCATAATTGACTCTGCTTTTAGTGGTAAAAAAATAGGGGCTTTCTTTGAGCGAACTTATAATGCAAAAGATAGATTTGGTAAAGTTGTTTATAAGTATGATTGA
- a CDS encoding NHLP leader peptide family RiPP precursor has translation MSEQEQAQTRQDIEARIIAKAWKDEAYKQELLNNPKAAIEREFGVEFPADVNVQVLEENSTSLHFVLPMSPVAIAQELSEEQLEAIAGGAGALSKLTKWVANNQSKLVGTPLGALSVSASYYGVTK, from the coding sequence ATGAGCGAACAGGAACAAGCACAAACTCGCCAAGATATCGAAGCTCGGATCATTGCCAAAGCTTGGAAAGATGAAGCTTACAAACAAGAATTACTAAACAATCCTAAAGCTGCGATCGAGCGCGAATTTGGAGTAGAATTTCCTGCTGATGTTAACGTGCAAGTCCTAGAAGAAAATTCTACTTCCCTGCATTTTGTGCTACCGATGAGTCCAGTAGCCATCGCCCAAGAGTTATCTGAAGAGCAATTAGAAGCGATCGCTGGGGGTGCTGGCGCTCTTTCTAAACTTACAAAATGGGTGGCTAATAATCAGAGTAAACTTGTTGGTACGCCATTAGGTGCGTTGAGTGTATCTGCTAGTTATTACGGCGTAACGAAGTAA